The sequence below is a genomic window from Saccopteryx leptura isolate mSacLep1 chromosome 3, mSacLep1_pri_phased_curated, whole genome shotgun sequence.
catttgcttctccacccctcctccgcgctttccctctctgtctctctcttcccctcccgcagccgaggctccattggagcaaagatggcccgggcgctgggatggctctgtggcctctgccccaggcgctagagtggctctggtcgcaacatggcgacgcccaggatgggcagagcatcgccccctggtgggcagagcgtcgccccctggtgggcgtgccgggtggatcccggttgggcgcatgcgggagtctgtctgactgtctctccctgtttccagcttcagaaaaatgaaaaaaaaaaaaattcaacaaaagtGATCATCATACCACTTTTTTGCCCTATGGTTTGTTTACTTAAAGGTATGGCTTGAACAGAACTGTATCTAATCCGTTCCCATCCTTGGACTTGCCCCCACCTGGGCCCATGGAAGCCCTTCCTACTTTACTGATGGACCCGGAGTAACTAAAAGGAGTGATTACCTCTGGTAGGGACATGAAGACCCTGGCCAAATATGGCTTTTCCCACagagagggcagggaaaggcCCATCAGTAACCTGTCACTGGGTCTATATGTGCGAGTACTCCAGGGCCCACTTAGCTCTCGGTCCCCCAAGTCCAGTTGCCATCTGGTGTCTTGTGCATCTTCCTCCCTGACAACCTTTATCCACCTTTCACAAAACCCCACCCTGGACCCCTAAGGATCTGTCCCATTCCTCAAGTGTGAATTATCCTATCCTATCCGGAGCTCTCCCACCAACATGTGCATAGAATTCtcaggagaaattaagaaacagaTTTTGGATACAGATACAACCCCTAAGGGATCCCAACTCAGCAGGTGGGGCCAAGAAATGGCCAACAAAGACCCCGATTGCAGGGAGAGACATACAGCAAAGCCAGAAGTGAGACATTCTTGGCTCCTCTCCACCTGGTATGTCATGGTCCAGGAAGTGAAATGTGACCCTGGCTTCGCTTCCTCCTTGGATTTTCCTTCCGCCACGTCCTCCCACGCTAGAACCAGCTGCCCATTCTGAGCTCAGGGCAGCCTGTTCAACCATGAACCTCTCGCCAGAAAACCAACCCTGTCCCTCCAGATTGGTCCTGGCTGCTCTGTTCTGTACCAGTACTGGAGAAGTGTTAAGTCCTTAGAAGCCTTTTGTAGTTCCTACTCTAGATTCCCACCTTCTCCCTGCGGAGGTAAAACCAACTCCATCTGTAGCCACAACACGCACTGACAGCGGCACGGTGAGATGTGATTGAGGGGCTTTGAACGTGGCTGGCCCGGGAAAGCAATAGGGGTAGACAGAGCTGTCTGTCCTTCTGGGCCGTCTCTACCTGCCCTACCCCTCCatgccccaccccactcccaccaaaaagaaaaagatcaggaTATTGTTTACTGTCCATTGCTTTGTGTCTTAATAAATAACTtgcagtgacaaaaaaaaaaaaaaaaaggccccagGTGACTCTGAGGAAGTGGCCACCCAAGTTTAGGAGTCTCTAGTTTAGGAGTCTTTAGGACACCATAGATTAAGCAGGAGAAAACCAAAATTTTAGCTAAAGACCTCAGCTTTAGCTGAGGCAAAGATTTTCATTATCcagctgcttttaaaaataaactcaggtTTTCAGATAATTCACACCACATTACCTGGTCTAGAAACTTCTAAAAACCCCAAAATCTGCTGGAGATCCTTTACCACTGTTGGAAAGCCATACAGCAAAGAGGAGAGACGTCGCAATGGCTTCTTATGGAAACTCGAAACTTGAACGCAGGTCTGACAATAGCTCCCACTGGGCTGGGAGTCTAACGCAAGTGTGCATTGTTCAGCAGGGGGAACTCTTTTCTCAATTTAAACAGTCCGTGCCACCTCCTCATACAAAACAGACTCAATATTTAATTTGCTAAACTTTATTTCATAACATGTACACTGACAATTACTAATCATCGTCGTCGTTAACACGACGAAGCCCTAAAGGACCTGACTGGGAAGTGCGGTGCCGTAGAGTCACAGGCGGTCGTCACCTTGAGAGTCCGTCCGGTCGCTCCTGTCATTCTGAACGCACCACGGACACCAAATACACACAGAAGAAGAGCTGCGAATGGAAACCGCTGTCTTTCTTCCTGCATCTTCAGTGAGACTCAGCCAGGATTTTGAAAGGAATTGTCACAAGAAGTTTGTTTTCAAAGTTGAATCACTAATAACATTTAACAACTGTTCACACTCTTTATCACAAAAACTGAAGTCAGAAGAGACTGAAACTGTCAAGGACTAAACTATCTCTGACAGAATATTATCACTGTGAACCACGTTAATGCACTAACTTGCTATCACACAAGTGAAAACCGCACATGGAAAGAGCATGTGAATCACAGTTATATTATATGGCATGCACGGGCTGGACTTCTCCCGCCTCGCTGACATTTACAAGACTGATTCTCATCAGTCCCACTTACAAGAAATTCACTTATATGCAAATAAATGGCAGAAACAATTCTTTAGAGACCTGTACAGAAAACAGCTATCATATGAACTCAAGGTAATATTTTGACAGTTCCAACGTGATAGGTTTGGCCAACAACAAAGTTGAGTCATCATTCCTCAGTGTTTTaacacatgaaagaaaaaacagattcAGATTATAGCACTGGGCACGCCTTGGCCCTCTTCAGGGTAGTTTGCAAACCAATGAGCTCAGGTAGCATGTCCCCCCCTCTCCCCAAGAGACGTGGTATTCTGGTCTATTCAGAGGGCAGAAATTGATGGCCACTTTCTAGGAATATTCTTCCCTCCTTACTATAATGTGAGAAGTGTCATCAACTTCAAAGACGTAGAGTTTGGTGGCAGTGAATGGAATCAGAGCAGGGGCGCCAGGACAGTCGAGTCCTTCCCCTCCCATCACCCCTCTTCCCTGCAGGTTCCTGAGAGGGTTGCACCCCAAGAAGGAAACCCAAGGACCACTTCAACTGACAGaacttaaaacttaaaaacttcAAGACCATTCTTTATCCCCAAAAACTAACTCTTAGGACCTTACCCCCCTCTGGTTAGGTAACTGGAGGATGGAAGTCGAAGACTGGGAAAAGCAAGGAAGCCTGGTCTGCATCCGAGATCTTGTTTTAACTTACCCACAGTCGAAGTGCACAGAAGGTGAGGGGAGTAGAAATGGCCGCCTTGCCCTTTAGCACACCAGGCCCTGCAGAGGTCAGCCGACCACTCAGAAGAAGCAGGGAATAGGGGAGAAAGGCCAAGCATGGATAAGCATAAAAGTGTGCCCATGTGTCAAGATGAATGTTCTAGAATTTTCCCAATCTCCTTATTGACTCACCAACCTTGAAGGTGAGTCTAGGGGGTGAGAAAGCAGCAGAGGAAAAAGCACAGGGATACGTATacctccctcacttcctcccaACTAAGATCTCATGTAGCATTTACCTCCGAGAACCAGAGCTCTACAAAGTGGGTCCCCAAGGGAGTCAAAAGTCATGCTTCATTCAGTGACATGAGAAAGCTGTGTTCCCAACTTCAAACTTCTTCCTTGGTCTTCTTTCAGCTCGGTGGTCCCCCAACTCAAAGCTTCTTGGGTTCTGCAAATAAATTCGAAGAGCTCAAAAGATAAAGCAGGGAGAGGTGTCATTtggaaatttttatgttttacttcCTGGGACTAAGTCCCTGAACATTTCTATCCCTCAACCATGCCTCCAGAACACCCTACCCTCAAAGCCATCAACCCTAACAAACATTATAACCCCAAAGCACTCAGTTCTTTTGAAGGGCGATGGTCAGGTTGAATGGTAGAATGATCTGAGATGACCACAGCAACACTCATCAACAAAAGATAGCTGTGAATTTGCTTTGCCACCTCCTGCCACCACAGGGGTCCCCAAGTGTTAGACTTCAGGGGCACTGTCAATGAGGAAAGTTAGGGCTTTCACCCTCTAAATCCTCAACTGGTGTGTCACCCACCTCCTCCACTGCACTGGGGTCCCCCTCATTGCCACCCCTTGGGCTCATCAGCCCccacttgctcctcccccctcatCTGCTTGTTGACACAACCCAAATAACTGCTGTTGTCATTCTCACCATGAGGAGAGCCTTCTGGCTTGGCCTTTGCATCCTGTGATGTTGAGGCTGATGACTCAACAGGCTGTAGGCCTCGGGGGGCCCTCTGAACTGACGCACCCCTTCTTGAGCCTGGACCTTTCTTTGAAATCAATGGCTTCTTCTTGGCAGCTTCCACATCAACAACGACATAAGAAACGGGGCCCAAGctcaccttcttcttcttcctcatagGGGCTGGGCTCCTTGCTGAAGCCCAACCCACAGCCTTCTTCTTTGGTGGGCCCTCATGATCACTATCTTGGTTTGACTCAGAGGCAACTCCAGGGCCCGCAGCTTCTGACCGGGCATCCTGAGCTGCATTTCTGGGAGACTTCCAGGCACATTTCTCCACAGGCTTCTTccaagcaggctcctcctgcttcACACAGGGCTTTTTGTTGCTCCTGGTATATTCTGAGACCTCCCCACTTTCACCATCATCAGACTCAGAATCTTCCAAGGAGGCCGAGCTGTTGGAATGGTGGCCTTTAGGTTTCTTCCAGGGTACTGGTTCCtgcttgggggtttttttctgcttctttctcctgGAGCAAGTCTTGGCGCCAGCCTTTCGAATCAAAGGTTTGGGAGGGTCACCTTCGTCTTCCATGTCATTCCAGCTGTCAGGGTTCTCCATCTTCAGAGCAGAGCCCATCTCCCCAGCCCTCCCTGGCTCCTTTTTTACCTTCCTCCTGGCTGTTGAAGCTGAAGCTGCCACTGCATGGGCCTCTGAGATCTCCTGAGCCCTAGTCTCCTCCCGGCTGCGGATCTCGACATCCATGTAGAAGACAATCTGCACCACAGCCCCCAGGAGCACCCCCAAAGCTTCTACCCAGTTCTCTGGGGGCGGATTCCGGTTCTGGGTAGATGGAGGGTTGTTGAGCTGGAGCAAGCGGACCATATCCTCCCAGGTGCGCCCCTCAGCATCCAGAAATTCATTcaggttttttaaaaactctgcATCCTGGGTGGGGTCTCTGCAGACCACTCTCCAGACACCTCCCCTTCCCGGAAATTCCCGGGGTATGGCCCTCAGACTCACGCCCTCGCCCATCTCAATTAAGACAGCTTTGGCATTCTCTTCCC
It includes:
- the PNMA8A gene encoding paraneoplastic antigen-like protein 8A — protein: MTMNLLEDWCRGMEVDVHRSLLVTGIPEDCGQEEMEETLNEFLSPLGPYLVLNKMFLREENAKAVLIEMGEGVSLRAIPREFPGRGGVWRVVCRDPTQDAEFLKNLNEFLDAEGRTWEDMVRLLQLNNPPSTQNRNPPPENWVEALGVLLGAVVQIVFYMDVEIRSREETRAQEISEAHAVAASASTARRKVKKEPGRAGEMGSALKMENPDSWNDMEDEGDPPKPLIRKAGAKTCSRRKKQKKTPKQEPVPWKKPKGHHSNSSASLEDSESDDGESGEVSEYTRSNKKPCVKQEEPAWKKPVEKCAWKSPRNAAQDARSEAAGPGVASESNQDSDHEGPPKKKAVGWASARSPAPMRKKKKVSLGPVSYVVVDVEAAKKKPLISKKGPGSRRGASVQRAPRGLQPVESSASTSQDAKAKPEGSPHEPKKL